One genomic window of Deltaproteobacteria bacterium includes the following:
- a CDS encoding ABC transporter ATP-binding protein, translating into MGILLKINNLSTHFETEYGIIKAVDDVDLAVDKGDTLGVVGESGCGKTVLALSIMRLIPSPPGRIVSGNVFFEGIDLLNLDTEKMRSIRGKDISMVFQEPMTSLNPVLRIGDQITESIRLHQGLGRKEAMNRAIEALRLVGMPSPERIVRNYPHQMSGGMRQRIMIAMALCCSPRLMLADEPTTALDVTIQAQIIDLINRLKENVGTSVILITHDLGVIAEAAQFVAVMYTGKIVEYTSASNLFSTPLHPYTVGLMESIPKIDGISGQGEYLKVIPGVVPSLYDLPKGCSFQDRCSHTMEICREAEPQLKEKSFGHKVRCWLYE; encoded by the coding sequence ATGGGGATACTTCTCAAAATTAACAATCTCAGCACCCATTTCGAAACAGAGTACGGCATCATAAAGGCTGTCGATGATGTGGACCTTGCTGTCGATAAAGGAGATACACTTGGTGTTGTAGGTGAGTCCGGTTGCGGTAAAACGGTGCTTGCTCTTTCGATTATGCGATTGATACCAAGTCCGCCAGGGAGGATCGTTTCCGGTAATGTCTTTTTTGAAGGAATTGATCTCCTCAATCTTGATACCGAAAAGATGCGCAGTATACGGGGCAAGGATATATCCATGGTCTTTCAGGAGCCCATGACTTCATTGAACCCTGTTTTGCGGATTGGCGATCAGATTACCGAAAGTATCAGATTGCATCAGGGGCTTGGCAGGAAAGAAGCCATGAACCGCGCCATAGAAGCGCTGCGGCTTGTAGGAATGCCCTCGCCGGAAAGAATTGTCAGGAATTATCCCCACCAGATGAGCGGCGGAATGCGCCAGAGGATAATGATTGCAATGGCCCTGTGCTGCAGCCCAAGGCTTATGCTTGCAGATGAGCCGACAACTGCCCTTGATGTAACAATACAGGCGCAGATTATTGACCTAATAAATAGATTGAAAGAAAATGTCGGTACGTCGGTTATTTTGATTACCCATGATCTCGGTGTGATTGCTGAAGCAGCCCAGTTTGTGGCCGTTATGTATACCGGTAAGATTGTTGAATATACTTCAGCAAGCAACCTCTTCTCCACACCTCTGCATCCCTATACGGTCGGCCTCATGGAATCAATCCCAAAGATAGACGGCATTTCCGGGCAGGGTGAATACCTGAAAGTAATACCTGGTGTCGTTCCGAGTTTGTACGATCTACCCAAAGGATGCAGTTTTCAGGATAGGTGTTCCCATACAATGGAAATTTGCAGGGAAGCGGAACCGCAATTAAAAGAAAAATCATTCGGGCATAAAGTACGCTGCTGGCTTTATGAGTGA
- a CDS encoding leucyl aminopeptidase, giving the protein MKILVKKGNITKFKSEAVVVPLYEDAKELQGTSALLDKQSGGLIKEIIDRNDFEGKHLQVSVVYTKGDIPAKRIVLVGMGKKADFTMDKMRCACATAARHVRSLKLKEFSTSLDFIYTDKPLDQIIQAVVEGVFLGLYQFTPFKTVDRDKITEIKEFILVEEKDETYKSILSVAKEAEIISNAVYFTRDMVSHPGNMMTPTDMANEARKVSLRKNVKLTIFDEAKIKKIGMNALAGVAKGSDEPARFIILEYLGGKKTAPVIALVGKGLTFDSGGICIKPPDKMDEMKSDMAGGAAVMGAIMAASDLKLKVNVIGLIPATENLSGGKACKPGDILKSLSGQTIEVVNTDAEGRLIMADALTYAGRYKPAVIVDLATLTGACIVALGNHVTGMMGTDDKLKQKIKDAADVTGEKVWELPLWEEYHELIKSDVADYKNTGGRPGGAITAAAFLSKFVGNYPWVHLDIAGPAWLTENKPYIPKGASGVGVRLLVQFLKDWQKEANN; this is encoded by the coding sequence ATGAAAATTCTTGTTAAGAAAGGGAACATTACGAAGTTCAAATCTGAGGCCGTCGTTGTGCCACTCTATGAAGACGCAAAGGAGCTTCAGGGAACGTCAGCACTTCTTGATAAACAGAGCGGTGGGCTCATAAAAGAAATAATAGACAGGAATGATTTTGAAGGTAAGCACCTCCAGGTATCGGTAGTATATACAAAAGGAGACATACCGGCAAAACGGATTGTTTTAGTGGGTATGGGGAAAAAAGCGGATTTCACAATGGACAAAATGAGATGCGCCTGTGCGACAGCGGCACGACACGTAAGATCATTGAAATTGAAAGAATTTTCGACATCTCTGGATTTCATTTATACCGATAAGCCTCTCGATCAGATCATACAGGCCGTTGTGGAGGGTGTGTTTCTCGGCCTTTATCAATTTACGCCTTTCAAGACTGTGGACAGGGATAAAATCACGGAAATAAAAGAATTCATACTCGTAGAAGAGAAAGATGAGACATATAAAAGTATACTATCCGTGGCAAAAGAAGCGGAAATTATCTCAAACGCCGTGTATTTTACGAGAGATATGGTTTCACATCCGGGAAACATGATGACCCCGACAGATATGGCAAACGAAGCACGTAAAGTTTCGTTGAGAAAGAACGTGAAATTAACAATCTTTGACGAGGCAAAGATAAAGAAAATCGGCATGAATGCCCTTGCTGGTGTTGCGAAAGGAAGCGATGAACCTGCCAGGTTTATTATCCTGGAATACCTTGGTGGAAAAAAGACAGCCCCGGTTATCGCTTTAGTCGGTAAGGGGCTGACATTCGACAGCGGCGGTATTTGCATAAAACCGCCCGACAAGATGGATGAGATGAAATCCGACATGGCCGGCGGTGCTGCGGTGATGGGAGCAATTATGGCGGCATCCGATCTGAAGTTGAAGGTGAATGTTATTGGCCTGATACCGGCAACAGAAAATCTTTCGGGCGGAAAGGCATGCAAGCCTGGCGATATCCTGAAATCGCTTTCCGGTCAAACCATTGAGGTCGTAAATACGGATGCGGAAGGCCGGTTAATTATGGCTGATGCACTTACCTATGCCGGGAGGTATAAACCGGCAGTTATTGTCGACCTGGCTACATTGACGGGTGCATGTATCGTTGCCCTTGGCAATCATGTAACAGGAATGATGGGAACAGACGACAAACTGAAACAGAAAATAAAAGATGCGGCAGATGTGACTGGTGAGAAAGTCTGGGAACTCCCTCTATGGGAAGAGTATCATGAGTTGATAAAGAGTGATGTTGCGGACTATAAAAATACCGGTGGAAGGCCGGGCGGCGCTATCACAGCTGCCGCGTTCCTCAGCAAATTCGTAGGCAATTACCCCTGGGTGCATTTAGATATTGCCGGTCCCGCATGGCTGACAGAGAATAAACCCTATATCCCCAAAGGGGCATCGGGTGTAGGTGTCCGCTTGCTGGTTCAGTTCCTCAAAGATTGGCAGAAAGAGGCCAATAATTAA
- a CDS encoding transporter substrate-binding domain-containing protein yields the protein MSSCYPQIINLGKNAGLRKAINDVLFIRNCDMDDVNINGENKPQPVVSGETGLYDSEKGDIFMERILNKDYVKKLVFILTIVVTTAFISGVLMAADLKDVKKKGVLRHLGIPYANFVTGAGDGMDIELMTLFAKYLGVRYEYVKTDWGDIFGDLTGKKVKPKGDDIEMVAQVPIKGDVAANGLTVLPWRKKAVDFSVPTFPNLVWLVARADSSVQPIKSSGNIEKDIEAVKKIIAGQPLLGKAGTCLEPSLYGLEKITDKIKLFPGSLNDIAPAVIKGEADLTLLDLPDALVALQKWPGKIKVIGPVSEKQDMAAAFSKDSPKLREAFNRFIRKIKKDGTYERIVKKYYPYVFDYDSEFFRRNK from the coding sequence ATGTCTTCCTGTTATCCACAAATCATCAACCTCGGTAAAAATGCAGGACTTCGAAAGGCAATCAATGATGTTCTTTTCATCCGTAATTGTGATATGGATGATGTAAATATCAACGGAGAAAACAAACCTCAACCTGTAGTATCGGGAGAAACCGGTCTATACGACTCAGAAAAAGGAGATATCTTCATGGAAAGGATTTTGAATAAGGATTATGTAAAAAAGTTAGTTTTTATTCTCACGATAGTTGTGACAACGGCCTTCATTTCTGGAGTCCTCATGGCGGCAGATCTGAAGGACGTAAAAAAGAAGGGTGTCCTCCGCCATTTAGGCATTCCCTATGCTAACTTCGTTACCGGGGCCGGCGATGGCATGGACATTGAGCTTATGACCCTTTTTGCAAAATATCTGGGGGTCCGGTATGAGTATGTCAAGACGGACTGGGGCGATATCTTTGGTGACTTGACCGGGAAAAAAGTAAAACCAAAGGGCGACGACATCGAAATGGTTGCTCAGGTACCGATCAAGGGCGACGTGGCCGCGAACGGTCTTACCGTTCTTCCTTGGAGAAAAAAGGCTGTAGATTTCTCCGTCCCAACCTTCCCCAACCTTGTATGGTTAGTAGCCCGAGCTGACTCCTCGGTACAGCCCATTAAGTCTAGCGGAAATATAGAAAAGGACATCGAAGCGGTAAAAAAAATCATCGCCGGTCAGCCCCTGCTCGGCAAAGCAGGGACCTGCCTTGAACCCTCCCTCTATGGCCTCGAAAAAATTACGGACAAGATCAAGCTTTTCCCTGGTTCTCTGAATGACATTGCCCCAGCCGTGATCAAAGGCGAGGCGGATCTGACGCTCCTTGATCTCCCTGACGCCCTGGTTGCCCTCCAAAAATGGCCCGGGAAAATCAAAGTCATCGGCCCGGTGAGTGAGAAACAAGACATGGCAGCGGCCTTTTCCAAGGATTCGCCGAAGCTTCGGGAGGCATTTAACAGATTCATACGAAAGATAAAAAAGGATGGAACCTATGAACGCATCGTGAAGAAATATTATCCCTACGTATTTGACTATGATTCAGAATTTTTTAGAAGAAATAAATGA